From one Streptomyces sp. NBC_01478 genomic stretch:
- a CDS encoding M20 family metallopeptidase: protein MTASPASAALTTRAQDVSAQIVEDILTLVRHETGSYDLPGLATGLDLLRELTVQRLGRPDHEQRHPGGECGDTLTLTYRGTGAGHVALVGHYDTVWPTGTLAGWEQLGPSEDGRARLSGPGIFDMKTGLAQGIWALKLARESGAPLPTVTFLFNGDEEIGSLSSRPVIEEVARKADVTLVLEPSAHGAVKTARKGTGIFQVTATGVESHAGLAPQDGASAITALSEFVVAAAAVAAPDRGTTINTGLIKGGSAINVVAGRATAGVDIRVSSAAEQTRVDQELDAIKVSDPRVRIEIDHAWNRPPMTLNAASAPLLDLAREVAREQGRDALRDTAVGGASDANFVAALGLPVLCGMGAVGDGAHAQGEFILPDTVPAQTALVAGLLGRLAEPLRG from the coding sequence ATGACCGCGTCACCCGCATCCGCCGCCCTCACCACCCGCGCCCAGGACGTCTCCGCGCAGATCGTCGAGGACATCCTGACCCTCGTCCGCCACGAGACCGGCAGCTACGACCTTCCCGGCCTCGCGACCGGTCTGGACCTGCTGCGCGAACTGACCGTCCAGCGGCTCGGCCGCCCCGACCACGAGCAGCGTCACCCCGGTGGCGAGTGCGGCGACACGCTCACCCTGACCTACCGCGGCACCGGCGCCGGGCATGTCGCGCTCGTCGGGCACTACGACACCGTGTGGCCGACCGGGACCCTCGCCGGATGGGAGCAGCTTGGGCCGTCCGAGGACGGGCGGGCGCGGTTGAGCGGACCCGGCATCTTCGACATGAAGACCGGCCTGGCGCAGGGGATCTGGGCCCTGAAGCTGGCCCGGGAGAGCGGCGCGCCCCTGCCCACCGTCACTTTCCTCTTCAACGGCGACGAGGAGATCGGCTCCCTGTCCTCGCGGCCGGTGATCGAGGAGGTCGCGCGGAAGGCCGACGTCACGCTGGTCCTGGAGCCGAGTGCCCACGGCGCGGTCAAGACCGCCCGCAAGGGCACCGGGATCTTCCAGGTCACCGCCACCGGTGTCGAGTCCCACGCGGGGCTCGCGCCGCAGGACGGGGCGAGCGCGATCACCGCGCTGTCCGAGTTCGTGGTCGCCGCCGCGGCCGTGGCCGCCCCGGACAGGGGCACCACGATCAACACCGGGCTCATCAAGGGCGGTTCGGCCATCAACGTCGTCGCCGGGCGGGCGACGGCGGGCGTCGACATCCGGGTCAGCAGCGCGGCCGAACAGACCCGTGTGGACCAGGAGTTGGACGCCATCAAGGTCAGCGACCCACGCGTCCGCATCGAGATCGACCACGCCTGGAACCGGCCGCCGATGACCTTGAACGCCGCCTCCGCCCCGCTCCTCGACCTCGCCCGCGAGGTCGCCCGCGAGCAGGGCCGCGACGCCCTGCGCGACACCGCCGTCGGCGGCGCCAGTGACGCCAACTTCGTTGCCGCGCTGGGTCTGCCGGTGCTGTGCGGCATGGGAGCGGTCGGCGACGGGGCGCACGCCCAGGGCGAGTTCATCCTTCCCGACACGGTGCCCGCGCAGACCGCTCTGGTCGCGGGCCTGCTGGGACGACTGGCGGAGCCGTTGCGGGGTTGA
- a CDS encoding chitinase has product MTRLRACLGAAAAVTLAATGTTALIATSAQGATSAATALSNRWYAAAPYLMPTDNNPPDAGTIMDATGLKAFQLAFVLAPNGGGCTPTWGGTSPVSSDTAVQSVINTIRAKGGDVSVSIGGYGGTKLGQACSDPASTAAAYQQVITKYGLHAIDFDLEEPEYENTAAIHNEIGAAKILQQNNAGLYVSVTTAGTADGTGWFGKQMLLEAKSQGFTPNNFSIMPFDGGFNGAASQTSALTNFNSILQSTFGWDQATAYAHEGFSGMNGRSDTGEYFTQADFQTVLNYATSHNMDRFTFWSLNRDRQCSPVDNGGTTSGTCSSVAQNAWDFAKYSVQFAGVTPPTTTPTPTPTPTPTPGTCKTAWSSTAVYTQGNEVSYGSHNWVAKWWTQNEVPGASQWGPWQDEGAC; this is encoded by the coding sequence GTGACACGTCTTCGCGCATGTCTCGGCGCGGCGGCCGCCGTGACGCTCGCCGCCACGGGCACGACCGCGCTGATCGCGACCAGCGCCCAGGGCGCGACCAGCGCGGCCACCGCGCTGAGCAACCGCTGGTACGCCGCGGCCCCCTATCTGATGCCGACGGACAACAACCCGCCCGACGCCGGCACCATCATGGACGCCACCGGCCTCAAGGCCTTCCAGCTCGCCTTCGTCCTCGCCCCCAACGGCGGCGGCTGCACCCCCACCTGGGGCGGCACCTCACCGGTCTCCTCGGACACCGCCGTCCAGTCGGTCATCAACACGATCCGCGCCAAGGGCGGCGACGTCTCCGTCTCCATCGGCGGCTACGGCGGCACCAAGCTCGGCCAGGCCTGCTCCGACCCGGCCTCGACGGCCGCGGCCTACCAGCAGGTCATCACCAAGTACGGCCTGCACGCGATCGACTTCGACCTGGAGGAGCCGGAGTACGAGAACACCGCGGCCATCCACAACGAGATCGGCGCGGCCAAGATCCTCCAGCAGAACAACGCGGGCCTGTACGTCTCCGTCACCACGGCCGGTACGGCGGACGGCACCGGCTGGTTCGGCAAGCAGATGCTGCTGGAGGCGAAGTCGCAGGGGTTCACGCCGAACAACTTCTCCATCATGCCGTTCGACGGCGGCTTCAACGGCGCGGCCTCGCAGACCAGCGCGCTCACCAACTTCAACTCCATCCTCCAGTCCACGTTCGGCTGGGACCAGGCGACCGCGTACGCCCACGAGGGCTTCTCGGGGATGAACGGGCGCAGCGACACCGGCGAGTACTTCACCCAGGCCGACTTCCAGACGGTCCTGAACTACGCCACCAGCCACAACATGGACCGCTTCACGTTCTGGTCCCTCAACCGCGACCGCCAGTGCAGCCCGGTCGACAACGGCGGTACGACGTCCGGGACTTGCTCCAGCGTGGCGCAGAACGCGTGGGACTTCGCCAAGTACTCGGTGCAGTTCGCGGGCGTGACCCCGCCGACCACGACGCCCACACCGACCCCGACTCCGACGCCCACCCCGGGCACGTGCAAGACGGCGTGGAGTTCCACGGCCGTCTACACGCAGGGCAACGAGGTGTCCTACGGCAGCCACAACTGGGTGGCCAAGTGGTGGACCCAGAACGAGGTGCCCGGTGCCTCCCAGTGGGGCCCCTGGCAGGACGAGGGCGCCTGCTGA
- a CDS encoding acetaldehyde dehydrogenase (acetylating): MTTKVAIIGSGNIGTDLLIKVLRLSETLEIAALAGIDPDSDGLARARRLKVATTHEGVEGLVELDEFTDVDLVFDATSAGAHRHHDEVLRPLGRTLVDLTPAALGPYVVPPVNGEAHLDAPNVNMVTCGGQATIPIVAAVGAVSPVHYGEIVASIASRSAGPGTRANIDEFTETTSRAVEAVGGAARGKAIIVLNPAEPPLIMRDTVHCLVSDCATEAVTASVEEMVGRVQAYVPGYRLKQKVQYDKVAADDPLRTLAPGTADLLKVSVFLEVEGAAHYLPAYAGNLDIMTSAALRTAERMAARTTKETAK; the protein is encoded by the coding sequence GTGACCACGAAGGTCGCCATCATCGGCTCCGGCAACATAGGCACCGACCTCCTGATCAAGGTCCTGCGTCTCTCGGAGACCCTGGAGATCGCCGCACTGGCCGGCATCGACCCGGACTCCGACGGCCTGGCCCGCGCCCGCCGCCTCAAGGTCGCCACGACACACGAGGGCGTCGAAGGACTGGTCGAACTGGACGAGTTCACCGACGTCGACCTCGTCTTCGACGCGACCTCCGCCGGCGCCCACCGCCACCACGACGAGGTCCTACGGCCCCTGGGCCGCACCCTCGTCGACCTCACCCCGGCCGCCCTCGGCCCGTACGTCGTCCCGCCGGTCAACGGCGAGGCCCACCTCGACGCCCCGAACGTCAACATGGTCACCTGCGGCGGCCAGGCCACGATCCCGATCGTCGCCGCCGTGGGCGCGGTCTCGCCGGTCCACTACGGCGAGATCGTCGCGTCCATCGCCTCGCGCTCGGCCGGCCCCGGCACCCGCGCGAACATCGACGAGTTCACCGAGACCACCTCCCGGGCCGTCGAGGCGGTCGGCGGCGCGGCGCGCGGCAAGGCGATCATCGTCCTCAACCCGGCCGAACCCCCGCTGATCATGCGGGACACCGTGCACTGCCTGGTTTCCGACTGCGCGACCGAGGCGGTCACGGCGTCCGTCGAGGAGATGGTCGGCCGCGTCCAGGCGTACGTGCCCGGCTACCGGCTCAAGCAGAAGGTGCAGTACGACAAGGTGGCCGCCGACGACCCGCTGCGCACCCTCGCGCCGGGCACGGCCGACCTGCTCAAGGTGTCGGTGTTCCTGGAGGTCGAGGGCGCCGCCCACTACCTCCCCGCCTACGCCGGGAACCTCGACATCATGACCTCGGCCGCCCTGCGCACCGCGGAACGCATGGCCGCCCGCACCACCAAGGAGACCGCCAAGTGA
- a CDS encoding Lrp/AsnC family transcriptional regulator: protein MTRPLLDELDRRLIGALHLAPRATWDDIGEILAADASTLKRRYDRLHEARMVRVIGQADWGIHSTAMPVHVFLDITGESPLAVLHRLRDLPHLQLLAQISGDYPLYAVVHAPSEAATSEAIDRLFSVPGVRRVNALPALSTLRRGRTWDPQFLTDSERADLLKLAGARPEGTATATPPAKPLSEAERGVVARLLQDSRASAASIARTADLATSTAHRVVRRVLDEGWVKPRLEIVSEWLGFQTAFILRLRVAPGATPDVMRRIDRLPQTRLAAHVASDMSVLATGLVTDRTALARFVDDELAGVPGLLGVSVAVMLTEPRRYWLDRDLTTGLGAFHAPTLL, encoded by the coding sequence ATGACCCGTCCTCTCCTCGACGAGCTCGACCGGCGCCTCATCGGCGCGCTGCATCTGGCGCCCCGGGCCACCTGGGACGACATCGGCGAGATCCTGGCCGCCGACGCCAGCACGCTCAAACGCCGTTACGACCGCTTGCACGAGGCACGCATGGTGCGCGTGATCGGGCAGGCCGACTGGGGCATCCACTCCACGGCGATGCCCGTCCACGTCTTCCTCGACATCACCGGCGAGAGCCCCCTCGCCGTCCTCCACCGCCTCCGCGACCTGCCCCACCTCCAACTGCTGGCACAGATCTCGGGCGACTACCCGCTCTACGCCGTCGTGCACGCCCCGTCCGAGGCGGCCACCAGCGAGGCGATCGACCGGTTGTTCTCCGTCCCCGGCGTCCGGCGTGTCAACGCCCTGCCCGCGCTCAGCACGCTGCGCCGGGGCAGGACCTGGGACCCGCAGTTCCTCACGGACAGCGAGCGGGCCGACCTGCTGAAGCTCGCCGGTGCCCGCCCCGAGGGCACGGCGACCGCGACACCCCCCGCGAAGCCGCTCAGCGAGGCCGAACGGGGTGTCGTGGCCCGGTTGCTCCAGGACAGCCGCGCGTCCGCCGCGAGCATCGCCCGGACCGCCGACCTGGCCACCTCCACCGCGCACCGGGTGGTCCGCCGGGTCCTGGACGAGGGGTGGGTCAAGCCGCGGCTGGAGATCGTGTCGGAGTGGCTGGGCTTCCAGACCGCGTTCATCCTCCGGCTGCGGGTGGCACCGGGCGCGACCCCCGACGTCATGCGCCGTATCGACCGGCTGCCCCAGACACGGCTCGCCGCGCACGTCGCCAGCGACATGTCCGTCCTGGCCACCGGCCTGGTCACCGACCGCACCGCCCTGGCGCGCTTCGTCGACGACGAACTGGCCGGCGTCCCCGGCCTCCTCGGCGTCAGCGTCGCCGTGATGCTCACCGAACCGCGCCGTTACTGGCTGGACCGCGACCTGACCACCGGCCTCGGCGCGTTCCACGCACCGACCCTGCTGTGA
- a CDS encoding IclR family transcriptional regulator produces MLEKAALILDCFSPSGGPYRLSELSQRTGLAKPTVHRLAADLVELGWLERSGPRYLLGAKLFELGSLVPHRRDLRETALPFLQDLFEATRETIHLGVREGMEVVYLERIHGHEALRLPSRIGGSLPLTCTAVGKALLAFSGAELTEDVLSRPLPSLTPHSITDPARLRMALEKIQVSGLSYEEQEAAEGVSCIAAPVFAGDTAVAALSVAVPRARFRPAQLAPAVRTAALGLSRVLRGGGAARNPLSSR; encoded by the coding sequence ATGCTGGAGAAAGCCGCGCTCATCCTCGACTGCTTCAGTCCGAGCGGCGGACCGTACCGCCTGTCGGAACTTTCGCAGCGCACCGGACTGGCCAAGCCCACGGTCCACCGGCTGGCGGCCGACCTGGTCGAGCTGGGCTGGCTGGAGCGCTCGGGTCCGCGCTATCTGCTCGGCGCGAAGCTGTTCGAGCTGGGCTCGCTGGTGCCGCACCGGCGTGATCTGCGCGAGACGGCCCTGCCGTTCCTCCAGGACCTGTTCGAGGCCACCCGCGAGACCATCCACCTCGGCGTGCGCGAGGGCATGGAGGTGGTCTACCTCGAACGCATCCACGGCCACGAGGCGTTGCGGCTGCCCTCCCGCATCGGCGGCAGCCTGCCGCTGACCTGTACGGCCGTCGGCAAGGCCCTCCTGGCCTTCTCCGGCGCCGAGTTGACGGAGGATGTGCTGTCCCGGCCGCTGCCGAGCCTCACCCCGCACTCGATCACCGACCCGGCCCGGCTGCGCATGGCCCTGGAGAAGATCCAGGTCTCCGGTCTCTCCTACGAGGAGCAGGAGGCCGCGGAGGGAGTGAGTTGTATCGCGGCCCCGGTGTTCGCCGGTGACACCGCGGTCGCCGCCCTCTCCGTCGCCGTACCGCGCGCCCGCTTCAGGCCCGCCCAACTCGCCCCGGCGGTAAGGACGGCGGCACTGGGGCTGTCACGCGTGCTGCGCGGCGGAGGGGCAGCACGGAACCCACTGTCCTCGCGGTGA
- the mhpD gene encoding 2-keto-4-pentenoate hydratase yields the protein MSTEPDGARPDAVSPAVVKAADLLAEATRTGVACPPVRDLLDGGGLETAYAVQRLNVRRGVDAGRRIVGRKIGLTSPAVQRQLGVDQPDFGALFADMAVPDGGEVPLGRLLQPKVEAEVALVLARDLPHAECTIVDVLRAVDFALPALEIVDSRVRNWEISLVDTVADNASCGLYVLGATPVPLTAVDLRAVTMTMSRGGETVSEGTGADCLGSPLTAAVWLASALAERGDPLRAGDLVLTGALGPMIPAAPGDAFEARISDLGSVRVRFTTETEEDGK from the coding sequence GTGTCCACCGAGCCCGACGGCGCCCGTCCGGACGCCGTGTCCCCGGCCGTGGTCAAGGCCGCCGACCTGCTGGCGGAGGCCACCCGTACCGGGGTCGCCTGTCCGCCGGTGCGCGATCTGCTCGACGGCGGCGGCCTGGAGACCGCCTACGCCGTGCAGCGACTGAACGTCCGGCGCGGTGTGGACGCCGGCCGCCGGATCGTCGGCCGCAAGATCGGCCTGACCTCCCCCGCCGTGCAGCGTCAACTGGGCGTGGACCAGCCGGACTTCGGCGCGCTGTTCGCGGACATGGCGGTGCCGGACGGCGGCGAGGTGCCGCTGGGCCGGCTGCTCCAGCCGAAGGTCGAGGCGGAGGTCGCGCTGGTCCTCGCCCGGGACCTGCCGCACGCCGAGTGCACGATCGTCGACGTGCTGCGCGCGGTCGATTTCGCACTGCCCGCACTGGAGATCGTCGACAGCCGGGTGCGGAACTGGGAGATCTCCCTGGTCGACACCGTCGCGGACAACGCCTCCTGCGGTCTGTACGTGCTGGGCGCCACCCCCGTACCGCTGACGGCCGTGGACCTGCGCGCCGTCACGATGACCATGAGCCGGGGCGGCGAGACCGTCTCCGAGGGCACCGGCGCCGACTGTCTCGGCAGCCCCCTCACCGCGGCGGTCTGGCTGGCCTCGGCCCTCGCCGAACGGGGCGACCCGCTGCGCGCGGGCGACCTGGTGCTGACCGGCGCCCTCGGCCCGATGATCCCGGCCGCCCCGGGAGACGCCTTCGAGGCCCGCATCTCGGACCTGGGCTCGGTACGGGTCCGCTTCACCACGGAAACGGAAGAGGACGGAAAGTGA
- a CDS encoding pyruvate carboxylase, with translation MFRKVLVANRGEIAIRAFRAGYELGARTVAVFPHEDRNSLHRLKADEAYEIGQPGHPVRAYLSVEEIVRAAQRAGADAVYPGYGFLSENPELARACEEAGITFVGPSAHILEMTGNKATAIAAARAAGVPVLGSSAPSTDVDELVRAAEEIGFPVFVKAVAGGGGRGMRRVEDPATLRESIEAAAREAMSAFGDATVFLEKAVVDPRHIEVQILADGEGNVIHLFERDCSLQRRHQKVVELAPAPNLDPELRDRICADAVRFAREIGYRNAGTVEFLLDPHGNHVFIEMNPRIQVEHTVTEEVTDVDLVQAQLRIASGETLADLGLSQETVTLHGAALQCRITTEDPANGFRPDTGRISAYRSPGGSGIRLDGGTTHAGTEISAHFDSMLVKLTCRGRDFTTAVNRARRAVAEFRIRGVATNIPFLQAVLDDPDFQAGRINTSFIEQRPHLLTARHSADRGTKLLTYLADVTVNKPHGERPDLIDPTTKLPPVPAGEPPAGSRQLLAELGPEGFARHLRESPTIGVTDTTFRDAHQSLLATRVRTKDLLAVAPVVAHTVPQLLSLECWGGATYDVALRFLAEDPWDRLAALREAVPNICLQMLLRGRNTVGYTPYPTQVTDAFVQEAAATGIDIFRIFDALNDVGQMRPAIDAVRATGTSIAEVALCYTSDLSDPGERLYTLDYYLRLAEQIVEAGAHVLAVKDMAGLLRAPAAATLVSALRREFGLPVHLHTHDTAGGQLATYLAAIQAGADAVDGAVASMAGTTSQPSLSAIVAATDYSDRPTGLDLQAIGDLEPYWESVRKIYAPFEAGLASPTGRVYHHEIPGGQLSNLRTQAIALGLGDRFEDIESMYAAADRILGHLVKVTPSSKVVGDLALHLVGAGVSPADFEASPDRYDIPDSVIGFLRGELGTPPGGWPEPFRTKALQGRAAPKPVQELSPEDRTALDKDRRATLNRLLFPGPTREFETHRQTYGDTSVLDSKDFFYGIRPGKEYTVDLEPGVRLLIELEAVGEADERGLRTVMSALNGQLRPVQVRDTAAASDIPVTEKADRANSGHVAAPFAGVVTLAVEEGDEVEAGVTVATIEAMKMEAAITAPKSGRVSRLAINRIQQVEGGDLLVELR, from the coding sequence ATGTTCCGCAAGGTGCTGGTCGCCAACCGTGGCGAGATCGCGATCAGGGCGTTCCGCGCCGGCTATGAGCTGGGCGCGCGCACGGTCGCCGTCTTCCCCCACGAGGACCGCAATTCGCTGCACCGGCTCAAGGCCGACGAGGCCTACGAGATCGGTCAGCCCGGGCATCCGGTCCGCGCCTATCTCTCGGTCGAGGAGATCGTCCGCGCGGCCCAGCGGGCGGGAGCGGATGCGGTCTATCCGGGCTACGGGTTCCTCTCCGAGAACCCCGAACTCGCCCGCGCCTGCGAGGAGGCGGGCATCACCTTCGTCGGTCCCAGCGCCCACATCCTGGAGATGACCGGCAACAAGGCCACGGCGATCGCCGCCGCCCGCGCGGCCGGCGTACCGGTGCTCGGCTCCTCGGCGCCCTCCACGGACGTCGACGAACTGGTGCGCGCCGCCGAGGAGATCGGCTTCCCGGTGTTCGTGAAGGCCGTCGCCGGTGGCGGCGGACGCGGTATGCGCCGGGTCGAGGACCCGGCCACCCTCCGCGAGTCCATCGAGGCGGCGGCCCGCGAGGCCATGTCCGCGTTCGGCGACGCCACGGTGTTCCTGGAGAAGGCCGTCGTCGACCCCCGTCACATCGAGGTGCAGATCCTCGCCGACGGCGAGGGCAACGTCATCCACCTCTTCGAGCGCGACTGTTCGCTGCAACGCCGGCACCAGAAGGTCGTCGAGCTGGCCCCCGCGCCGAACCTCGACCCCGAACTGCGCGACCGCATCTGCGCCGACGCCGTCCGCTTCGCCCGCGAGATCGGCTACCGCAACGCGGGCACCGTCGAGTTCCTCCTCGACCCGCACGGCAACCACGTGTTCATCGAGATGAACCCGCGCATCCAGGTCGAGCACACGGTGACCGAGGAGGTCACCGATGTCGACCTGGTCCAGGCGCAGTTGCGGATCGCCTCGGGGGAGACCCTGGCCGACCTCGGCCTCTCGCAGGAGACGGTCACCCTGCACGGCGCGGCCCTCCAGTGCCGTATCACCACCGAGGACCCCGCCAACGGCTTCCGCCCGGACACCGGCCGGATCAGCGCCTACCGCTCGCCCGGCGGCTCCGGCATCCGTCTCGACGGCGGAACCACCCACGCGGGTACGGAGATCAGCGCGCACTTCGACTCGATGCTGGTCAAACTCACCTGCCGGGGACGGGACTTCACCACCGCCGTGAACCGCGCGCGGCGTGCGGTGGCCGAGTTCCGGATTCGCGGTGTGGCCACCAACATCCCGTTCCTCCAAGCGGTGCTGGACGACCCGGACTTCCAGGCCGGACGGATCAACACGTCGTTCATCGAGCAGCGCCCGCATCTGCTGACGGCCCGTCACTCCGCCGACCGCGGCACCAAGTTGCTCACCTACCTCGCCGACGTCACGGTCAACAAGCCGCACGGTGAACGCCCCGACCTGATCGACCCCACCACCAAGCTGCCGCCGGTCCCGGCCGGCGAACCCCCGGCCGGATCACGGCAGTTGCTCGCGGAACTCGGCCCCGAGGGCTTCGCCCGCCACCTGCGCGAATCACCGACCATCGGCGTCACCGACACCACCTTCCGCGACGCCCACCAGTCGCTCCTCGCCACCCGCGTCCGCACCAAGGACCTCCTCGCGGTGGCCCCGGTGGTCGCCCACACCGTTCCGCAACTGCTCTCCCTGGAGTGCTGGGGCGGCGCCACCTACGACGTGGCGCTGCGCTTCCTCGCCGAGGACCCCTGGGACCGGCTCGCCGCGCTGCGCGAGGCCGTTCCCAACATCTGCCTCCAGATGCTGCTGCGCGGCCGCAACACCGTGGGCTACACGCCGTATCCGACCCAGGTGACCGACGCCTTCGTCCAGGAGGCCGCCGCCACCGGCATCGACATCTTCCGCATCTTCGACGCGCTGAACGACGTGGGCCAGATGCGCCCGGCCATCGACGCCGTACGCGCCACCGGAACGTCGATCGCCGAGGTCGCCCTCTGCTACACCTCGGACCTGTCCGACCCGGGCGAGCGCCTCTACACGCTCGATTACTACCTCCGGCTGGCCGAGCAGATCGTCGAGGCGGGAGCTCACGTCCTCGCGGTGAAGGACATGGCGGGTCTGCTGCGCGCACCCGCCGCCGCGACGCTCGTGTCGGCGCTGCGCCGCGAGTTCGGCCTCCCGGTGCACCTCCACACCCACGACACGGCGGGCGGCCAGCTCGCCACCTACCTCGCCGCGATCCAGGCCGGCGCGGACGCCGTCGACGGCGCGGTGGCCTCCATGGCGGGCACGACCTCGCAGCCGTCGCTGTCGGCGATCGTCGCCGCCACCGACTACTCCGACCGCCCCACCGGCCTCGACCTCCAGGCCATCGGCGACCTGGAGCCGTACTGGGAGAGCGTCCGCAAGATCTACGCCCCCTTCGAGGCGGGCCTCGCTTCACCCACCGGGCGCGTCTACCACCACGAGATCCCCGGCGGCCAGCTCTCGAACCTGCGCACCCAGGCGATCGCGCTCGGCCTCGGCGACCGCTTCGAGGACATCGAGTCGATGTACGCCGCCGCCGACCGCATCCTCGGCCATCTGGTCAAGGTCACCCCGTCGTCGAAGGTCGTCGGAGACCTCGCCCTGCACCTGGTCGGCGCCGGTGTCAGCCCCGCCGACTTCGAGGCGTCCCCCGACCGCTACGACATCCCCGACTCCGTGATCGGCTTCCTGCGCGGCGAGTTGGGCACCCCGCCCGGCGGCTGGCCCGAGCCGTTCCGCACCAAGGCACTCCAGGGCCGCGCCGCCCCCAAGCCCGTACAGGAACTCTCCCCGGAGGACCGCACGGCCCTCGACAAGGACCGCCGCGCCACCCTCAACCGCCTGCTGTTCCCCGGCCCGACCCGCGAGTTCGAGACCCACCGCCAGACCTACGGCGACACCAGCGTCCTGGACAGCAAGGACTTCTTCTACGGCATCCGCCCCGGCAAGGAGTACACGGTCGACCTGGAACCGGGCGTCCGGCTCCTCATCGAGCTGGAGGCCGTCGGCGAGGCCGACGAACGCGGGCTGCGTACCGTCATGTCCGCCCTGAACGGCCAACTCCGCCCGGTCCAGGTGCGCGACACCGCCGCCGCCTCCGACATCCCCGTCACCGAGAAGGCCGACCGCGCCAACTCCGGCCATGTGGCTGCCCCGTTCGCGGGCGTGGTCACCCTCGCGGTCGAGGAGGGCGACGAGGTGGAGGCCGGCGTCACCGTCGCCACGATCGAGGCCATGAAGATGGAGGCGGCGATCACCGCGCCCAAGTCCGGCCGGGTCTCCCGCCTCGCCATCAACCGCATCCAGCAGGTGGAGGGCGGCGACCTGCTCGTCGAACTGAGGTAG
- a CDS encoding AbgT family transporter: MSVTSAQPQPPSTEPRSRVLRTAFRGLTAIEKIGNRLPNPFWLFWILAGLVAVLSAVLSATGLSALHPGTHETITVRNLLSKDGLTMAVEGAVDNYAAFPPLATILTVMFGIAVAEKSGLFSALLRRMVARVPGRYLTFALSMTAMVSHVAGDAAYVTLIPLGALVFRAAGRSPVLGCVVAYVSIAAGYDASPSLTTTDVLLSGISTAAAHTIDAHYVVTPVANYFFGLGSSVLVALVITLVVDKVLARRTDLEPDEPIAAPDAEELAEIEITDRQRRALRTTGLVAVGFLAFLAAAMIPSASPLRGEGGGIVNSPLIGGMALVLGVFFAVLGTVYGRMTGTFTAARDSIGAMVDGTRSMAPILVLFFAIAQFLAYFKWTNIGDILAVKGAETLRDLHLHGWTVLVGIAVLITFMNLVITSGSALWALAAPVLVPMLMLIGIEPETTQAVYRVADSVTNCVTPMSPYFVMALGFIQQYRKSAGIGTLASFTIPIAAVVWVVWVAFFVAWYLLGIPLGIG; the protein is encoded by the coding sequence ATGAGTGTCACCTCCGCTCAACCTCAGCCCCCGTCCACCGAGCCCCGGTCGAGAGTCCTGCGCACCGCGTTCCGGGGCCTGACGGCGATCGAGAAGATCGGCAACAGACTCCCCAACCCCTTCTGGCTGTTCTGGATCCTCGCGGGGCTCGTCGCCGTCCTCAGCGCCGTCCTGTCCGCGACCGGCCTCAGTGCCCTGCACCCCGGCACGCACGAGACCATCACGGTGCGGAACCTGCTCAGCAAGGACGGCCTCACCATGGCCGTCGAGGGCGCCGTCGACAACTACGCGGCCTTCCCGCCGCTGGCCACCATCCTCACCGTGATGTTCGGCATCGCCGTCGCCGAGAAGAGCGGACTGTTCTCCGCCCTGCTGCGCCGCATGGTCGCGCGCGTGCCGGGCAGGTACCTCACCTTCGCCCTGTCGATGACGGCCATGGTCAGCCATGTCGCCGGCGACGCCGCCTACGTCACCCTCATCCCGCTCGGCGCCCTGGTCTTCCGCGCGGCCGGCCGCAGCCCGGTCCTCGGCTGTGTCGTCGCCTACGTCTCGATCGCCGCCGGGTACGACGCCTCCCCCTCGCTCACCACCACCGACGTCCTCCTCTCCGGGATCTCCACGGCCGCCGCCCACACCATCGACGCGCACTACGTCGTCACCCCGGTCGCCAACTACTTCTTCGGCCTCGGCTCGTCCGTCCTCGTGGCCCTCGTGATCACCCTCGTCGTCGACAAGGTCCTCGCCCGCCGCACCGACCTGGAACCCGACGAACCGATCGCCGCTCCCGACGCGGAGGAACTCGCGGAGATCGAGATCACCGACCGGCAGCGGCGAGCCCTGCGCACGACCGGACTCGTCGCCGTCGGCTTCCTCGCGTTCCTCGCGGCGGCCATGATCCCCTCGGCCTCACCCCTGCGCGGCGAGGGCGGCGGCATCGTCAACTCCCCGCTCATCGGCGGCATGGCGCTCGTCCTGGGCGTGTTCTTCGCCGTGCTCGGCACCGTCTACGGCCGGATGACCGGCACCTTCACCGCCGCCCGCGACAGCATCGGCGCGATGGTGGACGGCACCCGCTCGATGGCGCCGATCCTCGTCCTGTTCTTCGCGATCGCCCAGTTCCTCGCCTACTTCAAGTGGACGAACATCGGCGACATCCTCGCCGTCAAGGGCGCCGAGACCCTGCGCGACCTGCACCTGCACGGATGGACGGTGCTCGTCGGCATCGCCGTACTGATCACCTTCATGAACCTCGTCATCACCAGCGGCTCCGCATTGTGGGCCCTGGCCGCGCCGGTCCTCGTCCCCATGCTGATGCTCATCGGCATCGAGCCCGAGACCACCCAGGCCGTCTACCGCGTCGCCGACTCCGTCACCAACTGCGTGACCCCGATGAGCCCCTACTTCGTCATGGCCCTGGGCTTCATCCAGCAGTACCGCAAGTCCGCCGGCATCGGCACCCTGGCCTCCTTCACGATCCCGATCGCCGCCGTCGTCTGGGTCGTCTGGGTCGCGTTCTTCGTGGCCTGGTACCTGCTGGGCATCCCGCTCGGCATCGGCTGA